A part of Mustela erminea isolate mMusErm1 chromosome 9, mMusErm1.Pri, whole genome shotgun sequence genomic DNA contains:
- the LIPT2 gene encoding putative lipoyltransferase 2, mitochondrial yields MRQPAVRLVLLGRLPYNELLALQERWLRRLQAEPGTEALSGTEAGALLLCEPAGPVYTSGLRGGLTPEETARLRALGAEVRTTGRGGLATFHGPGQLLCHPVLDLRRLGLRLRTHVAALEGCAVRLCELQNLRGARARPPPYTGVWLGERKICAIGVRCGRHITSHGLALNCSTDLVWFDHIVPCGLVGTGVTSLSEELQRHVTVDEVIPPFLDAFKETYKCTLISENSSS; encoded by the exons ATGCGGCAGCCGGCGGTACGCCTGGTGCTGCTGGGCCGGCTACCCTACAACGAGCTGCTGGCCCTGCAGGAGCGCTGGTTGCGGCGGCTGCAGGCCGAGCCAGGCACTGAGGCCCTCTCAGGGACTGAGGCGGGCGCACTCCTGCTCTGCGAGCCCGCGGGGCCCGTGTACACGTCCGGGCTGCGCGGCGGCCTGACGCCGGAGGAGACGGCGCGGCTGCGGGCTTTGGGCGCCGAGGTACGAACCACAGGCCGCGGCGGCCTGGCCACCTTCCATGGCCCAGGCCAGCTGCTCTGCCACCCAGTCCTAGACCTGAGACGCCTGGGCCTGCGCCTGCGCACCCACGTAGCGGCACTGGAGGGGTGCGCCGTGCGCCTGTGTGAGCTCCAGAACTTGCGGGGCGCCCGCGCCCGGCCTCCACCCTACACCGGCGTCTGGCTCGGGGAGCGCAAGATCTGCGCAATAG GAGTCCGCTGTGGAAGGCACATCACATCCCACGGCCTGGCTCTGAACTGTTCTACAGACCTTGTGTGGTTTGATCACATTGTCCCCTGCGGGCTGGTTGGGACAGGTGTCACCTCTCTGAGTGAGGAGCTCCAAAGGCATGTCACTGTGGATGAAGTAATACCACCTTTCCTTGACGCCTTTAAAGAGACCTACAAGTGTACGTTGATCTCAGAAAACAGCTCCAGCTGA